In Mycolicibacterium lutetiense, the sequence TTGGCCTGTTCATCAGCAAAGTAGCGGGCCACGATAAGTGCGGGCGGGATGAGGTCCATCTTGTACTTGGTGGCGCTGCCACCGGAACCGACGACCAGATCGGGGGTCTCGGTTAGTTTGCGTTCCTTGTCTTCGATCGTCTTGCGTGGTTTGGCGGCGCCCTGCCAGCCGTCGGCCATGATCAGGTAGACGTCGTCGTGCATGGTGTCGTGCCAGTAGGTCATGAGCTGCTCGTAGACGTTGTACTCGTCGAGCAGCGGCATCGGCTTGAAGCGGGCCAGCAGGTCGTCGCTGATGGTGGCGATGAGGTCGTTCGGTGTGGTGTCGGCGGTGATGCCGGCCAGTGCGTCGCGGTGGGTGGCGAACCAGTCTTGGACCAGTCCTGTGGCTTCGTCCCGGAGCTTGTGGAAGCCGGGCGCGTCGAAGATGGCCTGCTGCACGGCGCTGACGTCGATGGCCAGGTCGCTGTAGCCGGGGCGATTCGGGGTGAAGATCTGGCTGCGCAGCTGCGGGAAGGCATCCCAGTAAGGCTGGAGCGCGTCGAGGTCGCGGTCGGGAATACCGCCCTGCAGGTGTGCGGACAGGTCTTGCAGGTCCTCAGGTTCGGAGGAGTCGATGTAACGCGGGATATTGAGGTTGTAGTCGTTCTTCGGGTCGGCGATCTCGCTCATCGGCACCATGCGCGAGT encodes:
- a CDS encoding N-6 DNA methylase, producing the protein MATRTRLRSQDIHKIVDTFNKQIEIDRYSRMVPMSEIADPKNDYNLNIPRYIDSSEPEDLQDLSAHLQGGIPDRDLDALQPYWDAFPQLRSQIFTPNRPGYSDLAIDVSAVQQAIFDAPGFHKLRDEATGLVQDWFATHRDALAGITADTTPNDLIATISDDLLARFKPMPLLDEYNVYEQLMTYWHDTMHDDVYLIMADGWQGAAKPRKTIEDKERKLTETPDLVVGSGGSATKYKMDLIPPALIVARYFADEQAKVDDLTAAAEEATRAVEEYVEEHAVEDGLLADSMDDDKISKALVAARLKAIKVGGDPDEIKALHHVTKLYNAEATAKKAVKDAQGELDLATLKKYGELTEDEIKTLVLDDKWQATVVRRVAGEVEALTLDLVARIQQLGERYASTVANLDAELDKLEARIAGHLADMGVVS